Proteins encoded by one window of candidate division Zixibacteria bacterium HGW-Zixibacteria-1:
- a CDS encoding 50S ribosomal protein L7/L12, producing MADNPVINEIVEKIASLSAMDLADLSKAIQDKFGVTPMAAMAAAPAAAGGAAEVVEKTEFDVVLNAAGDKKIQVIKVVRELTSLGLKEAKDLVDSAPSKVKEGISKEEAQAAVEKLQEVGAQVEIK from the coding sequence ATGGCTGACAATCCTGTAATCAACGAAATCGTCGAGAAGATAGCTTCACTATCTGCGATGGACCTGGCTGATCTTTCGAAAGCGATCCAGGATAAGTTTGGTGTCACTCCGATGGCGGCGATGGCGGCGGCTCCGGCTGCAGCCGGCGGTGCGGCGGAAGTGGTTGAAAAGACGGAATTTGATGTGGTTCTTAACGCGGCTGGAGATAAGAAGATTCAGGTTATCAAGGTTGTCCGTGAGCTTACTAGTCTCGGTCTGAAAGAAGCCAAAGATCTGGTCGACAGTGCCCCTTCGAAAGTCAAGGAAGGTATTTCCAAGGAAGAGGCTCAGGCTGCAGTGGAGAAATTGCAGGAAGTCGGCGCCCAGGTTGAGATTAAGTAG
- the rplJ gene encoding 50S ribosomal protein L10, which translates to MIDMPKAEKVTVVDDVRKFMEEAKSFFITDYSGLNVEDITLLRKNLRENSIKYLVAKNTLVKIAAKDAGYENIVEFLSGPTAIAFGTDDPAVPAKILYDSFKTKEKPVIKAFVLDKELYKGSDIVRLAELPPRDILLAQLIGAVESPFQALIGSVNAVMQELVATIDALAKERG; encoded by the coding sequence GTGATCGATATGCCTAAAGCAGAAAAAGTTACAGTTGTCGATGACGTCAGGAAGTTTATGGAGGAAGCCAAATCCTTCTTTATTACTGATTATTCCGGATTGAATGTGGAAGATATAACCCTTCTCCGGAAAAACTTGAGAGAGAATTCGATCAAGTACCTGGTTGCAAAAAATACATTGGTGAAAATCGCGGCCAAAGATGCCGGTTACGAAAATATTGTCGAATTTCTCTCGGGCCCGACGGCGATTGCTTTCGGAACCGATGATCCGGCAGTTCCGGCCAAGATTCTCTATGATTCATTTAAAACCAAGGAGAAGCCGGTCATAAAAGCCTTCGTGCTTGACAAGGAACTATATAAGGGTTCCGATATTGTCCGTCTGGCCGAACTGCCTCCGAGGGATATATTGCTGGCTCAGTTGATTGGTGCGGTCGAATCGCCGTTCCAGGCCCTGATCGGCTCAGTGAATGCTGTTATGCAGGAACTGGTTGCCACCATCGATGCGCTGGCCAAAGAAAGAGGATAA
- a CDS encoding 50S ribosomal protein L1, with translation MMKRSKKYKGYREHVDRTKTYPLDEALKIIKEYSFCKFDETVEVAARLGVNPKHADQMVRGTVALPHGTGRKVRVLVFAQGEKEEEAKAAGADFVGSQELVEKIQGGWTDFDVAVATPDMMKVVGRLGKILGARGLMPNPKSGTVTLDVARSVKELKAGRIEYRVDRQANIAVPIGKVSFTQEQLAENFNTFVDALMKAKPSSAKGTYMKGLSICSTMGVGIKLDHQAVLADMKK, from the coding sequence ATTATGAAACGATCAAAGAAGTACAAAGGCTATCGGGAACATGTCGATCGCACCAAGACATATCCACTTGATGAAGCCTTAAAAATCATCAAGGAATACAGCTTCTGCAAATTCGATGAGACGGTGGAAGTTGCCGCCCGGCTGGGGGTGAATCCGAAACATGCCGATCAAATGGTTCGCGGAACCGTCGCGCTTCCGCATGGAACCGGTCGCAAGGTGCGTGTGCTCGTTTTCGCCCAGGGAGAAAAGGAAGAAGAGGCCAAGGCCGCCGGCGCCGATTTCGTCGGCTCGCAGGAATTGGTCGAAAAAATACAGGGAGGCTGGACGGATTTTGATGTTGCCGTGGCCACCCCGGATATGATGAAAGTTGTCGGCCGTCTCGGTAAGATTTTGGGCGCACGCGGGCTGATGCCCAACCCCAAATCGGGAACCGTGACTCTCGATGTGGCGCGTTCCGTCAAGGAACTTAAAGCCGGTCGAATCGAATACCGTGTCGACCGTCAGGCCAATATCGCCGTTCCGATCGGCAAGGTTTCCTTTACACAGGAACAGCTGGCCGAAAACTTTAATACTTTTGTTGATGCTCTGATGAAAGCCAAACCGTCATCGGCCAAAGGAACTTACATGAAAGGCCTGTCGATTTGCTCAACCATGGGCGTGGGTATTAAACTTGACCATCAAGCTGTCCTGGCTGATATGAAGAAATAG
- the rplK gene encoding 50S ribosomal protein L11 — protein MAKKVNTTIKLQIPAGNANPAPPVGPALGQHGLNIMEFCKAFNAKTQNLGGIITPVVITVYTDKTFTFVTKTPPASVLLKKAASVPKGSGEPNRNKVGSVSLKQIREIAELKMVDLNAASIENAMAMVAGTARSMGLDVVD, from the coding sequence ACAACAATTAAGTTGCAGATTCCTGCGGGTAATGCCAACCCGGCCCCGCCGGTCGGACCGGCACTGGGACAGCATGGCCTGAATATCATGGAATTCTGCAAGGCGTTTAATGCCAAAACGCAAAACCTCGGCGGCATTATCACTCCGGTGGTGATTACGGTTTACACCGATAAGACATTCACATTTGTGACCAAAACGCCGCCCGCATCGGTTTTGTTAAAGAAAGCAGCCAGCGTCCCGAAAGGGTCCGGAGAACCCAACCGCAATAAAGTGGGCTCCGTCAGCCTGAAACAGATTCGCGAGATCGCCGAGCTGAAAATGGTTGATCTTAATGCCGCCAGTATCGAAAACGCAATGGCGATGGTGGCCGGAACCGCCCGTTCGATGGGGCTGGATGTGGTGGATTAA